In one window of Helianthus annuus cultivar XRQ/B chromosome 17, HanXRQr2.0-SUNRISE, whole genome shotgun sequence DNA:
- the LOC110925017 gene encoding uncharacterized protein LOC110925017: MSKTTESSFEPPKPTSLHPAYSVTNIHTKIRTLDGTTITYSTWTKLFNLHVVAYKVANHIDETLAPDKTNPDYPLWKKLDALVLQWIYSTVSDDLLDRILETNSTARDAWVKLEKIFLSNKKARVAALETRFCNLTLTACSSLDDYCK, encoded by the coding sequence ATGAGTAAGACAACCGAATCATCTTTTGAACCACCCAAACCAACTTCCCTACACCCAGCCTACTCTGTTACAAATATTCATACCAAAATCAGAACCCTAGATGGCACAACCATAACCTATTCAACCTGGACCAAACTGTTCAATCTTCACGTCGTAGCCTATAAGGTTGCGAACCACATTGATGAGACACTAGCCCCCGATAAAACCAATCCTGATTACCCGCTGTGGAAAAAGTTGGATGCTCTCGTGCTCCAATGGATATACAGTACTGTTTCAGATGATCTCTTGGACCGGATCTTGGAGACTAATTCAACGGCTCGTGATGCATGGGTCAAGTTAGAAAAGATATTTTTAAGCAACAAGAAGGCGAGGGTTGCAGCCCTCGAAACCCGTTTCTGCAACCTAACTCTTACAGCATGTTCTTCATTGGATGACTATTGTAAATAG